One stretch of Streptomyces sp. NBC_00443 DNA includes these proteins:
- the mmsA gene encoding multiple monosaccharide ABC transporter ATP-binding protein, with translation MAGPVLEMRSIVKTFPGVKALSDVTLTVRQGEVHAICGENGAGKSTLMKVLSGVHPHGTYEGDILFEGEVCEFKDIRASEHRGIVIIHQELALSPFLSLAENIFLGNEHAKGGFIDWRETLRHATELLRRVGLSDHPDTRVADIGVGKQQLVEIAKALSKKVKLLILDEPTAALNDEDSGKLLDLILELKKQGITSIIISHKLNEIRKVADSVTILRDGQTIETLDVKAPETTEDRIISGMVGRDLEHRFPDRTPHEPEKGAAPALEIRNWTVHHPIDQQRKVVDDVSLSVRRGEIVGIAGLMGAGRTELAMSVFGRTYGRYAGGTVLKDGKEIRTKTVPEAVRNGIAYVTEDRKHYGLNLIDTINRNISLSALGKVAKRGVVDEHGERQVAEGFRKSMNIKAPTVFEPVGKLSGGNQQKVVLSKWIFAGPDVLILDEPTRGIDVGAKYEIYTVIDQLAAQGKAVVFISSELPELLGMCDRIYTMAAGRLTGEFSRAEASQESLMRQMTKDKEVSR, from the coding sequence ATGGCGGGACCCGTCCTGGAAATGCGCTCGATCGTCAAGACCTTTCCCGGCGTCAAAGCGCTGTCGGACGTCACGCTGACCGTCCGGCAGGGCGAGGTCCACGCCATCTGCGGGGAGAACGGCGCCGGCAAGTCGACCCTGATGAAGGTCCTCTCCGGCGTCCACCCGCACGGCACCTACGAGGGGGACATCCTCTTCGAGGGGGAGGTCTGCGAGTTCAAGGACATCCGCGCGAGCGAGCACCGCGGCATCGTCATCATCCACCAGGAGCTGGCGCTGTCGCCGTTCCTCTCCCTCGCGGAGAACATCTTCCTCGGCAATGAGCACGCCAAGGGCGGGTTCATCGACTGGCGGGAGACCCTGCGGCACGCCACGGAGCTGCTGCGCCGGGTCGGTCTCTCCGACCACCCGGACACCCGCGTCGCCGACATCGGCGTGGGCAAGCAGCAGCTCGTGGAGATCGCGAAGGCGCTGTCGAAGAAGGTGAAGCTGCTCATCCTCGATGAGCCGACCGCGGCCCTGAACGACGAGGACAGCGGCAAACTCCTGGATCTGATCCTGGAGTTGAAGAAGCAGGGCATCACCTCGATCATCATCTCCCACAAGCTCAACGAGATCCGCAAGGTCGCCGACTCGGTGACGATCCTCCGCGACGGCCAGACCATCGAGACGCTCGATGTGAAGGCGCCGGAGACCACCGAGGACCGGATCATCAGCGGCATGGTCGGCCGGGACCTGGAGCACCGCTTCCCCGACCGCACCCCGCACGAGCCGGAGAAGGGCGCCGCCCCCGCCCTGGAGATCCGCAACTGGACCGTGCACCACCCGATCGACCAGCAACGCAAGGTGGTCGACGATGTGTCACTGTCCGTGCGGCGCGGGGAGATCGTCGGCATCGCGGGCCTGATGGGCGCCGGCCGCACCGAGCTCGCGATGAGCGTCTTCGGGCGGACGTACGGCCGTTACGCGGGCGGCACGGTCCTCAAGGACGGCAAGGAGATCCGTACCAAGACCGTCCCCGAGGCGGTCAGGAACGGCATCGCGTACGTCACCGAGGACCGCAAGCACTACGGCCTCAACCTCATCGACACCATCAACCGCAACATCTCGCTCAGCGCGCTGGGCAAGGTCGCCAAACGGGGCGTGGTCGACGAGCACGGGGAGCGGCAGGTCGCCGAGGGCTTCCGCAAGTCCATGAACATCAAGGCGCCGACCGTCTTCGAGCCGGTGGGCAAGCTGTCCGGCGGCAACCAGCAGAAGGTCGTCCTCAGCAAGTGGATCTTCGCGGGTCCCGATGTGCTGATCCTGGACGAGCCGACGCGAGGCATCGACGTCGGCGCCAAGTACGAGATCTACACGGTCATCGACCAGCTGGCCGCCCAGGGCAAGGCGGTCGTCTTCATCTCCTCCGAGCTGCCGGAGCTGCTCGGCATGTGTGACCGCATCTACACGATGGCCGCGGGGCGGCTGACCGGCGAGTTCTCGCGGGCCGAGGCCTCGCAGGAATCGTTGATGCGTCAGATGACAAAGGACAAAGAGGTATCCCGATGA
- a CDS encoding DUF7144 family membrane protein produces MATTATRHGAGKQTAATGLTLFAGVMLFISGLLDVFRGIMAIADDDVYVSTPNYVFKFDLTSWGWIHLVFGALAVVVSIGLFGAKTWARVFGVAIAGLLLIANFLSIPYYPVWSLTLIALYAFIIWALCVVKRDQFAD; encoded by the coding sequence ATGGCCACCACCGCTACCCGCCACGGTGCGGGGAAGCAGACAGCCGCCACCGGCCTGACACTGTTCGCCGGAGTGATGCTCTTCATCTCCGGGCTCCTCGACGTCTTCCGCGGGATCATGGCGATCGCCGACGACGACGTGTACGTCTCCACCCCCAACTACGTCTTCAAGTTCGACCTGACGAGCTGGGGCTGGATCCACCTGGTGTTCGGGGCGCTCGCCGTGGTCGTGAGCATCGGCCTCTTCGGAGCGAAGACCTGGGCGAGGGTCTTCGGCGTCGCCATCGCGGGACTGCTGCTGATCGCCAACTTCCTGTCCATCCCGTACTACCCGGTGTGGTCGCTCACGCTGATCGCGCTGTACGCGTTCATCATCTGGGCTCTGTGCGTGGTGAAGCGGGACCAATTCGCCGATTAG
- a CDS encoding DUF2252 domain-containing protein, translated as MAITHRGPLTVMHDRPLTPAERSALGKEARSQVPRSEHAVFAPDGQRPDPIDIIERQSADRVPELVPVRYGRMLESPFRFYRGAAAIMASDLGAGAHTGLYAQLCGDAHLLNFRLLGSAERHLVFDINDFDETLPGPFEWDVKRLAASLVIAGRANGFPAKECDAVVRAGVASYRERMRDFAGLRTLDVWYARDDFDQIEQLLPERPGKQAKQRAVRAAEKARARTSLQAAAKLTRVVDGVPRIVSDPPLITPLSELLPGAEGEDVAQTLRGLVNDYQTSLSSERRHLLGRFRVVDVARKVVGVGSVGTRCWIILLLGRDDEDPLLLQAKEAGDSVLAPHCGASTYENQGERVVAGQRLMQAAGDIFLGWEHVTGIDGRQRDFYIRQLLDWKGIARPETMDARTLGLFARLCGASLARAHARSGDPIAIAAYLGRGDTFDRALAHFAHSYADQNERDHQALTDAVTTGRVTARSDLAA; from the coding sequence ATGGCCATCACGCACCGCGGTCCGCTGACGGTGATGCACGACCGTCCGCTCACCCCGGCCGAGCGCTCGGCACTCGGCAAGGAGGCGCGTTCCCAGGTGCCGCGCTCCGAGCATGCCGTCTTCGCGCCTGACGGGCAGCGGCCCGATCCGATCGACATCATCGAGCGCCAGTCCGCCGACCGGGTTCCCGAGCTGGTGCCCGTCCGGTACGGGCGGATGCTCGAATCGCCTTTCCGCTTCTACCGTGGGGCCGCCGCGATCATGGCGTCCGATCTCGGCGCCGGTGCGCACACCGGGCTGTACGCCCAGCTGTGCGGCGACGCGCATCTGCTGAACTTCCGGCTCCTCGGCTCCGCGGAACGCCACCTCGTCTTCGACATCAACGACTTCGACGAGACCCTGCCGGGCCCGTTCGAGTGGGACGTCAAGCGGCTGGCCGCGAGTCTGGTGATCGCCGGGCGGGCCAACGGGTTCCCGGCGAAGGAGTGCGACGCCGTCGTCCGGGCCGGCGTGGCGTCGTACCGGGAACGCATGCGGGACTTCGCCGGGCTGCGCACCCTCGACGTCTGGTACGCGCGGGACGACTTCGACCAGATCGAGCAGCTGCTGCCCGAGCGGCCGGGCAAGCAGGCCAAGCAGCGGGCCGTGCGGGCGGCGGAGAAGGCCCGTGCCCGGACGAGTCTGCAGGCGGCCGCGAAACTGACCCGGGTGGTGGACGGCGTACCCCGGATCGTCTCGGATCCCCCTTTGATCACGCCGCTCTCGGAGCTGCTGCCGGGAGCGGAGGGCGAGGACGTGGCGCAGACCCTGCGGGGGCTGGTCAACGACTACCAGACCAGCCTGTCGTCGGAGCGGCGGCATCTGCTGGGCCGGTTCCGCGTGGTGGACGTGGCGCGCAAGGTCGTCGGGGTCGGCAGCGTCGGCACCCGCTGCTGGATCATCCTGCTGCTCGGCCGCGACGACGAGGACCCGCTCCTGCTCCAGGCCAAGGAAGCCGGCGACTCGGTCCTCGCCCCCCACTGCGGCGCGAGCACGTACGAGAACCAGGGCGAGCGGGTGGTCGCCGGGCAGCGGCTCATGCAGGCCGCCGGCGACATCTTCCTCGGCTGGGAGCACGTCACGGGCATCGACGGCCGCCAACGCGACTTCTACATACGGCAGTTGCTCGACTGGAAGGGTATCGCCCGCCCCGAGACGATGGACGCCCGGACCCTGGGCCTCTTCGCCCGGCTGTGCGGCGCCTCCCTCGCCCGCGCCCACGCCCGCTCGGGCGACCCGATCGCCATCGCCGCCTACCTCGGCCGCGGCGACACCTTCGATCGCGCCCTGGCCCACTTCGCCCACTCCTACGCCGACCAGAACGAACGCGACCACCAGGCCCTGACCGACGCGGTCACCACAGGCCGCGTCACGGCACGGAGCGACCTGGCGGCGTGA
- the chvE gene encoding multiple monosaccharide ABC transporter substrate-binding protein, with protein sequence MRTRRAALAAIASAASLALTLTACGQSGEGGSKEDSGSSEGATIGIAMPTKSSERWIADGKNVVADLESKGYKTKLVYGEDDPDQQVSQIENLITQGVKALIVAAIDNKSMNNVLQQAKDASIPVISYDRLILGTENVDYYASFDNEKVGELQADYMVEKLGLKDGSKKGPFNIELFAGSNDDNNTRYFFGGAMKVLQPYIDKKQLVVRSGQTKLTQVTTLRWDGGTAQKRMDDILTSAYKSERVDAVLSPYDGISIGILSALKSDDYGSKSKPLPVVTGQDAEVASVKSIIADEQSMTVYKDTRELAKVASGMVDALLNDKKPEVNDSKTYDNGSKVVPAYLLEPVAVDKTNYQKEVVDSGYIKESDLK encoded by the coding sequence ATGCGCACTCGCAGAGCCGCACTCGCCGCCATAGCCTCCGCCGCATCCCTCGCGCTGACCCTGACCGCCTGCGGCCAGAGCGGCGAGGGCGGCTCCAAGGAGGACTCGGGCAGCTCCGAGGGAGCCACCATCGGCATCGCGATGCCGACCAAGTCCTCCGAGCGCTGGATCGCCGACGGCAAGAACGTCGTCGCGGACCTGGAGTCCAAGGGCTACAAGACCAAGCTGGTCTACGGCGAGGACGACCCGGACCAGCAGGTCTCGCAGATCGAGAACCTGATCACGCAGGGCGTCAAGGCGCTGATCGTCGCGGCCATCGACAACAAGTCGATGAACAACGTGCTCCAGCAGGCCAAGGACGCGAGCATCCCGGTGATCTCCTACGACCGCCTGATCCTCGGCACGGAGAACGTCGACTACTACGCGTCGTTCGACAACGAGAAGGTCGGCGAGCTCCAGGCCGACTACATGGTCGAGAAGCTCGGCCTGAAGGACGGCTCCAAGAAGGGCCCGTTCAACATCGAGCTGTTCGCCGGATCCAACGACGACAACAACACCCGCTACTTCTTCGGCGGGGCGATGAAGGTCCTGCAGCCCTACATCGACAAGAAGCAGCTCGTCGTCCGCTCCGGCCAGACCAAGCTGACCCAGGTCACCACCCTGCGCTGGGACGGCGGCACCGCCCAGAAGCGCATGGACGACATCCTGACCTCGGCGTACAAGAGCGAGCGCGTCGACGCGGTCCTCTCGCCGTACGACGGCATCTCCATCGGCATCCTGTCGGCGCTGAAGTCGGACGACTACGGCTCCAAGAGCAAGCCGCTGCCGGTCGTCACCGGTCAGGACGCCGAGGTCGCCTCGGTGAAGTCGATCATCGCCGACGAGCAGTCGATGACCGTCTACAAGGACACCCGCGAGCTCGCCAAGGTCGCCTCGGGCATGGTCGACGCCCTGCTCAACGACAAGAAGCCCGAGGTCAACGACTCCAAGACCTACGACAACGGATCGAAGGTCGTCCCGGCGTACCTGCTGGAGCCGGTCGCGGTCGACAAGACCAACTACCAGAAGGAGGTCGTCGACTCCGGCTACATCAAGGAGAGCGACCTCAAGTAA
- a CDS encoding zinc-dependent alcohol dehydrogenase: MSTAVVIEAPGEHRLTAHTPREPEAGEALVRVHAVGICGSDREVYQGNRPEGYVRYPLTPGHEWSGTVAAVGAGVPDALVGRKVVGEGFRNCQVCDRCHAGETTLCSAGYEETGFTQPGAMAATLTLPARLLHVLPDDSDLTAAALLEPAACIAAAAIKANALPGERVAVVGTGTLGMFAVQFLKAGSPAELLVVGTRSDREALSRQYGATDFRTKDQLLPDDFDVVIETAGSADAARTSAALLRRGGRLVLTGIPAPGAHGLDPTDLVVRQLEVHTVFGAPPDAWAHTVRVFAAGLLDPLPLVTHELPLQEFPQAIELVGSGDPKVGKVLLRP; encoded by the coding sequence GTGAGCACCGCCGTCGTCATCGAGGCGCCCGGCGAGCACCGGCTCACCGCGCACACGCCGCGCGAGCCGGAGGCCGGTGAGGCGCTGGTCCGTGTCCACGCGGTCGGCATCTGCGGCAGCGACCGCGAGGTGTACCAGGGCAACCGGCCCGAGGGATACGTCCGTTACCCGCTCACGCCGGGCCACGAGTGGTCCGGGACCGTCGCGGCGGTCGGCGCCGGGGTGCCGGACGCGCTGGTCGGCCGCAAGGTCGTCGGCGAGGGCTTCCGCAACTGCCAGGTCTGCGACCGCTGTCACGCCGGTGAGACGACGCTGTGCAGCGCGGGGTACGAGGAGACCGGGTTCACCCAGCCCGGCGCCATGGCCGCCACGCTGACGCTTCCGGCCCGGCTGCTGCACGTCCTGCCGGACGACAGCGACCTCACCGCCGCCGCCCTGCTGGAGCCGGCCGCCTGTATCGCCGCCGCGGCGATCAAGGCCAACGCGCTGCCGGGCGAGCGCGTGGCGGTCGTGGGGACCGGGACGCTGGGCATGTTCGCCGTTCAGTTCCTGAAGGCGGGCTCGCCGGCCGAGCTGCTCGTGGTGGGCACCCGGAGCGACCGGGAGGCACTGTCGCGGCAGTACGGGGCGACCGACTTCCGCACGAAGGACCAGCTGCTCCCGGACGACTTCGACGTCGTCATCGAGACCGCCGGGTCCGCCGACGCCGCGCGCACCTCCGCCGCCCTGCTCAGGCGCGGCGGGCGCCTCGTCCTCACGGGGATCCCGGCGCCGGGCGCCCACGGACTCGACCCGACCGATCTCGTCGTACGGCAGCTGGAGGTGCACACCGTGTTCGGGGCGCCGCCGGATGCCTGGGCGCACACGGTGCGAGTGTTCGCGGCGGGGCTGCTCGATCCGCTGCCGCTGGTCACGCACGAGTTGCCGCTTCAGGAGTTCCCGCAGGCGATCGAGCTCGTCGGGTCCGGTGATCCGAAGGTGGGCAAGGTCCTCCTTCGCCCCTGA
- a CDS encoding SCO2400 family protein → MDYCHPCRRHLNGALACPGCGASIEELRVYAGAPNEVYPQMAERGAEGRRAYEGYEGQYGSATGPYGDGSGQYGSGGGQYGGGEYGASRHEGPYGEAGQAQNAEAADTGEVASEAAPVAPAGGRAARRAAQRRGRGRGRDEYAEHDDAYEDPYDEEVDGDEGDDLDDGSASAGASRRDRKAAAHRRRRRRVLLVTAGFVLAAGGLSLAELGMDAPGTSPKPAAAGDESAEGAASEEVTASPEATDGTPRTDGDSPSADPSASPSASKSPKDEDKKKDEDKTPDKDGQSATTGSGGSGNTSAPTTPSEPDPTTPTEEPTASDPTPDPTPTETCNRFLWWCT, encoded by the coding sequence ATGGACTACTGCCACCCGTGCCGACGGCACCTGAATGGCGCCCTCGCCTGCCCGGGGTGCGGCGCCTCGATCGAAGAGCTGCGCGTGTACGCGGGCGCCCCGAACGAGGTGTACCCGCAGATGGCCGAGCGGGGTGCGGAGGGCCGGCGGGCGTACGAGGGGTACGAGGGCCAGTACGGCAGCGCCACGGGCCCGTACGGGGACGGCTCGGGGCAGTACGGGAGCGGCGGCGGGCAGTACGGCGGCGGCGAGTACGGCGCGAGTCGCCACGAAGGCCCCTACGGCGAAGCGGGCCAAGCGCAGAACGCAGAGGCTGCGGACACCGGCGAGGTGGCCTCGGAGGCGGCGCCGGTCGCACCGGCGGGTGGACGGGCCGCGCGGCGGGCGGCGCAGCGGCGTGGCAGGGGGCGCGGCCGTGACGAGTACGCCGAGCACGACGACGCGTACGAAGACCCGTACGACGAGGAAGTGGACGGCGACGAGGGCGACGACCTGGACGACGGGTCCGCGTCGGCCGGCGCCAGCCGTCGCGATCGCAAGGCTGCCGCGCACCGGCGCCGCCGTCGCCGGGTCCTGCTGGTGACCGCGGGCTTCGTGCTGGCCGCCGGGGGGCTGAGCCTCGCGGAACTCGGCATGGACGCCCCGGGCACGAGCCCCAAGCCCGCGGCTGCCGGGGACGAGTCGGCGGAGGGCGCGGCATCGGAGGAGGTGACCGCGTCACCGGAGGCGACGGACGGGACGCCGCGGACGGACGGGGACTCGCCGTCGGCGGATCCCTCGGCGTCTCCCTCGGCCTCCAAGTCGCCCAAGGACGAGGACAAGAAGAAGGACGAGGACAAGACCCCCGACAAGGACGGCCAGTCGGCTACGACGGGCAGCGGCGGCTCGGGCAACACCTCGGCCCCCACCACCCCGTCCGAGCCGGACCCCACGACCCCGACCGAGGAACCGACCGCGTCGGACCCGACCCCGGACCCGACACCCACGGAGACGTGCAATCGGTTCCTGTGGTGGTGCACGTGA
- the mmsB gene encoding multiple monosaccharide ABC transporter permease, which yields MSTDVTAKSPAPAPPGKSSGAAGAGLLQLVMDGMRRNMRQYGMLIALGLIVVLFAVWTEGDLLLPRNVSNLVLQNSYILILAIGMMLVIIAGHIDLSVGSLTAFIGSMAAVFMVRNDLPWPVAVILCLAMGALAGAAQGFFIAYGGIPSFIVTLAGMLIFRGLTEIFLEGQTLGPFPEGLQKVANGFLPEVGPTTNYHNLTLLLGFAMIAFVVFQEFRDRRRQQEFSLEVPPFNLFLLKLVALGAAILTLTMLLASYKGAPIVLLVLGVLLVGFGYVMRNAIIGRHIYAIGGNLPAAKLSGVKDKKVTFLVFLNMGMLAALAGLVFAARFNAASPKAGLNFELEAIAASFIGGASMSGGVGTVLGAIIGGLVLGVLNNGMNLVGIGTDWQQVIKGLVLLAAVGFDVWNKRKVGS from the coding sequence ATGAGCACGGATGTGACCGCCAAGAGCCCGGCCCCCGCGCCGCCGGGCAAGAGCTCGGGGGCCGCGGGCGCCGGCCTGCTCCAGCTGGTGATGGACGGTATGCGCCGCAACATGCGGCAGTACGGCATGCTGATCGCGCTCGGCCTGATCGTGGTGCTGTTCGCCGTGTGGACCGAGGGCGACCTGCTGCTGCCGCGCAACGTCTCCAACCTGGTGCTGCAGAACAGCTACATCCTGATCCTCGCGATCGGCATGATGCTGGTCATCATCGCGGGCCATATCGACCTGTCGGTGGGATCGCTGACGGCGTTCATCGGCTCGATGGCGGCCGTGTTCATGGTGAGGAACGACCTGCCATGGCCGGTGGCGGTGATCCTCTGCCTGGCCATGGGCGCCCTCGCGGGTGCGGCACAAGGGTTCTTCATCGCGTACGGCGGCATACCATCCTTCATCGTGACCCTCGCGGGCATGCTGATCTTCCGTGGTCTGACGGAGATCTTCCTGGAGGGTCAGACCCTCGGCCCGTTCCCGGAGGGCCTGCAGAAGGTCGCCAACGGCTTCCTTCCCGAGGTCGGCCCGACCACGAACTACCACAACCTGACACTTCTGCTCGGCTTCGCGATGATCGCGTTCGTGGTCTTCCAGGAGTTCCGTGACCGTCGCCGGCAGCAGGAGTTCTCCCTCGAAGTCCCGCCCTTCAACCTGTTCCTGCTGAAGCTGGTCGCGCTCGGCGCCGCCATCCTCACGCTGACGATGCTGCTCGCCAGCTACAAGGGCGCCCCGATCGTGCTGCTCGTCCTGGGCGTGCTGCTCGTCGGCTTCGGGTACGTCATGCGCAACGCGATCATCGGCCGCCACATCTACGCCATCGGCGGCAACCTGCCCGCGGCCAAGCTGTCGGGTGTGAAGGACAAGAAGGTCACCTTCCTGGTCTTCCTGAACATGGGCATGCTCGCGGCCCTGGCGGGTCTGGTCTTCGCCGCCCGCTTCAACGCGGCCTCTCCCAAGGCCGGCCTCAACTTCGAGCTGGAGGCGATCGCGGCCTCGTTCATCGGCGGCGCGTCGATGAGCGGCGGCGTCGGCACCGTCCTCGGCGCGATCATCGGTGGCCTGGTCCTGGGCGTGCTGAACAACGGCATGAACCTCGTCGGCATCGGCACCGACTGGCAGCAGGTCATCAAGGGCCTGGTGCTGCTGGCGGCGGTCGGGTTCGACGTGTGGAACAAGCGCAAGGTCGGTTCGTAA
- a CDS encoding mandelate racemase/muconate lactonizing enzyme family protein, with translation MRITGISTHVVGTPWRNLTYVLVHTDEGITGVGETRMLGHTDALIGYLREAETNHILGSDPFAVEDLARRMKYGDYGRAGEIVMSGIAVVEMACWDIKGKALGVPVWQLLGGKVTDKVKAYANGWYTTERTPEAYHKAAQGVMERGYKALKIDPFGTGHFELDHAQTLYAVSLIEAVRDAIGPEAELMLEMHGRFSPATAVRLARELAPFKPAWLEEPCPPENLKALEKVAAKVDMPVATGERIHDRIEFRELFESQAVDIIQPDVGHIGGIWETRKLAATAETHYVLVAPHNVGGSVLTAASLQVGFTSPNFKILEHFNDFADAEIKKVVKGAPQVNPEDGCFHLSDAPGLGVEFDADAAAEFPQQQARFDLWAEGWEQRKPKGAQ, from the coding sequence GTGCGCATCACCGGAATCAGCACACACGTGGTCGGGACGCCGTGGCGCAACCTGACATACGTCCTGGTGCACACCGACGAGGGCATCACCGGAGTCGGCGAGACCCGGATGCTGGGCCACACCGACGCGCTGATCGGCTACCTGCGGGAGGCCGAGACCAACCACATTCTGGGTTCCGACCCGTTCGCTGTCGAGGACCTGGCCCGGCGCATGAAGTACGGCGACTACGGGCGGGCCGGCGAGATCGTGATGTCCGGGATCGCCGTGGTGGAGATGGCTTGCTGGGACATCAAGGGCAAGGCCCTCGGCGTGCCCGTGTGGCAGCTGCTCGGCGGCAAGGTCACCGACAAGGTCAAGGCGTACGCCAACGGCTGGTACACCACCGAGCGGACGCCGGAGGCGTACCACAAGGCGGCCCAGGGCGTGATGGAGCGCGGGTACAAGGCGCTCAAGATCGACCCCTTCGGCACCGGCCACTTCGAGCTCGACCACGCGCAGACCCTGTACGCCGTCTCCCTGATCGAGGCCGTGCGGGACGCCATCGGCCCCGAGGCCGAGCTGATGCTGGAGATGCACGGCCGCTTCTCCCCCGCGACCGCCGTACGGCTCGCGCGCGAGCTCGCGCCGTTCAAGCCGGCCTGGCTGGAGGAGCCCTGCCCGCCGGAGAACCTGAAGGCGCTGGAGAAGGTCGCCGCGAAGGTCGACATGCCGGTCGCGACGGGCGAGCGGATTCACGATCGCATCGAGTTCCGTGAGCTGTTCGAGAGCCAGGCCGTCGACATCATCCAGCCCGACGTCGGCCACATCGGCGGCATCTGGGAGACGCGCAAGCTCGCCGCGACGGCCGAGACCCACTACGTACTCGTCGCACCCCACAACGTCGGCGGCTCCGTCCTGACCGCCGCCTCCCTCCAGGTCGGGTTCACCTCCCCGAACTTCAAGATCCTGGAGCACTTCAACGACTTCGCCGACGCGGAGATCAAGAAGGTCGTGAAGGGCGCCCCGCAGGTGAACCCGGAGGACGGTTGCTTCCACCTCTCCGACGCCCCCGGCCTCGGTGTCGAGTTCGACGCCGACGCCGCCGCCGAGTTCCCGCAGCAGCAGGCCCGGTTCGACCTGTGGGCCGAGGGCTGGGAGCAGCGCAAGCCCAAGGGCGCCCAGTGA
- a CDS encoding diacylglycerol/lipid kinase family protein, with the protein MGGTRKPAGTSGTADRPRAAAHRWAARLALLVAAAAIAVLVAAAGIRSLAVLAVGLAGLAATAAALWWALSRRGPVRLLAAALAALLPIAVLLNYAAVGLLWAALSAVALWIAALLIGQAALAADAGRPGPREHPAPPARAPFLIMNPRSGGGKVGRYDLVARARALGAEVAVLDPAHPQDVAELAERAVARGADLLGVAGGDGTQALVAGVAARHDLPFVVICAGTRNHFAMDLGLDRTDPSACLDALTDGVEVRIDLGLIGERVFVNNASFGVYAAVVQSPAYRDDKVPTILRELPDLLTHQVGPRLTVRARDVVLDAPQGVLISNNPYELGDPAGLGRRARLDSGALGVLGVKVDNAAQAAGLVRGHQARGLTVLAVHEVVVEADAPDIPVGVDGEALLLPTPVICRITPGALRVRVPRDRPGVPGARPRMDWRRLGRLALPRTRDSVGHGHSHSRT; encoded by the coding sequence GTGGGCGGTACGCGAAAGCCGGCTGGGACGTCCGGCACGGCCGATCGTCCCCGTGCGGCGGCTCATCGGTGGGCGGCACGCCTGGCCCTGCTCGTCGCGGCCGCCGCGATCGCCGTGCTTGTGGCGGCCGCCGGTATCAGGAGCCTCGCGGTGCTGGCAGTGGGCCTGGCCGGCCTCGCCGCGACGGCCGCAGCCCTGTGGTGGGCGCTCTCCCGGCGCGGCCCGGTCCGGCTGCTGGCCGCCGCACTCGCCGCCCTGCTGCCGATCGCCGTGCTGCTGAACTACGCCGCGGTGGGCCTGCTCTGGGCCGCACTGTCCGCCGTGGCGCTGTGGATCGCGGCGCTCCTGATCGGGCAGGCGGCCCTCGCCGCGGACGCCGGCCGGCCCGGCCCCCGGGAACACCCGGCCCCACCGGCCCGAGCCCCGTTCCTCATCATGAACCCGCGTTCCGGCGGCGGAAAGGTCGGCAGATACGACCTCGTGGCCAGGGCCCGGGCCCTGGGCGCCGAGGTCGCCGTACTCGACCCGGCTCACCCGCAGGACGTCGCGGAGCTCGCCGAGCGGGCCGTGGCCAGGGGCGCGGACCTGCTGGGGGTCGCCGGCGGGGACGGCACCCAGGCGCTGGTGGCGGGGGTTGCGGCCCGGCACGATCTGCCGTTCGTCGTCATCTGCGCGGGCACCCGCAACCACTTCGCCATGGACCTCGGCCTCGACCGGACCGACCCGTCCGCCTGCCTCGACGCCCTCACCGACGGCGTCGAAGTGCGTATCGACCTCGGTCTCATCGGCGAGCGCGTCTTCGTCAACAACGCGTCCTTCGGCGTGTACGCGGCGGTCGTGCAGAGCCCCGCCTACCGCGACGACAAGGTGCCGACCATCCTCCGGGAGCTCCCGGACCTGCTGACCCATCAGGTCGGACCCCGTCTGACCGTCCGCGCGCGGGACGTGGTCCTCGACGCTCCCCAAGGGGTCCTGATCAGCAACAACCCCTACGAGTTGGGCGATCCCGCCGGCCTCGGCCGCCGCGCCCGGCTGGACTCCGGCGCCCTCGGCGTCCTCGGCGTCAAGGTCGACAACGCCGCACAGGCGGCCGGGCTGGTGCGCGGCCATCAGGCGCGCGGGCTCACGGTGCTGGCCGTGCACGAGGTGGTGGTCGAGGCCGACGCCCCCGACATCCCGGTCGGTGTGGACGGGGAGGCCCTCCTGCTGCCCACGCCCGTCATCTGCCGCATCACGCCCGGCGCCCTGCGGGTCCGCGTGCCGCGCGACCGTCCGGGAGTGCCCGGGGCGAGGCCGCGGATGGACTGGCGGAGGCTGGGCCGGCTGGCGTTGCCCCGCACTCGCGACTCAGTCGGCCACGGGCACTCACATTCGCGAACGTGA